A section of the Pectinophora gossypiella unplaced genomic scaffold, ilPecGoss1.1 Pgos_37, whole genome shotgun sequence genome encodes:
- the LOC126381157 gene encoding uncharacterized protein LOC126381157, with the protein MADIKVLVASRGRCKGAITRLKNSYSEESYTKMPVEKIKVKRQHLKEVYADYNSLCAQILAVDPQDNDDQADVEETYLDLLANFDLVLNSLQGGNAACSTSRIKLPNVVIPTFTEVKQHLAALKNLGEPIWDSIIVCIVLRKLDMLTSRAFKMERDNKSLPTVVELTEFLERRALALETNDNIPVQNTRPQRLVSHAVATPSASAACSYCPPATP; encoded by the exons ATGGCAGATATAAAAGTGTTAGTAGCAAGCCGAGGTCGCTGCAAAGGCGCAATTACGCGTTTGAAAAATTCGTATAGTGAGGAATCTTATACGAAAATGCCGGTCgaaaaaattaaagttaaacGGCAGCACTTAAAGGAGGTTTATGCAGACTATAATAGTCTGTGCGCGCAGATTCTAGCAGTCGACCCACAGGATAATGACGACCAGGCGGACGTGGAAGAAACATACCTCGATTTGTTGGCAAATTTCGACCTTGTTTTGAACAGTTTACAAGGCGGCAACGCGGCGTGCTCAACATCACGGATAAAGCTACCGAACGTAGTTATACCTACATTTACTG aagtCAAGCAGCATCTGGCAGCATTAAAAAACCTGGGTGAGCCCATATGGGACAGCATCATCGTATGTATTGTGCTACGCAAATTAGACATGCTGACAAGCCGGGCTTTCAAGATGGAGCGCGACAACAAGTCTCTGCCAACAGTTGTGGAGCTGACAGAGTTTTTAGAGCGGCGAGCGTTGGCTTTAGAAACCAACGACAACATTCCTGTCCAGAACACGCGCCCGCAACGCCTTGTTAGCCATGCTGTAGCAACACCCTCTGCTTCTGCTGCATGTTCTTACT GTCCTCCTGCCACCCCTTGA